Genomic segment of Mucilaginibacter sabulilitoris:
ATCAGGGTAATCAGCATCGTCAAATTGGATACTTATATCCCCGATGGCGTAGATATTTTCATATCCCTGCACCTGATTATATTCATTTGTGATCATTCGTCTGCCTTTGCCAAGGCTGCTCTCCGCTATTCCTTCAAATGAATTGGCAATTACACCCGCTGACCATATCAATGTTTTGCACTCGATTATGTCTCCATTGGACAAAAACACTTTCTCATTTTCGAAGAGTACCACATGCGTTTTTAAAATAATATGTACATCCAGTTTAGTTAATGTGTTGTAAGCAGTTTGATGACTCTTGTCACTCATCGGCGCCAATAAAAAAGGCGATCCATCGACAATGTAAATTTCAAATGGAAAGTCTTTTAGTTCCGGATATTCACGTGCATAAATGTACTTGCGCACTTCTGCCAACACTCCTGCAACTTCTACGCCAGTCGGTCCTCCACCAGCAATAACAATAGTGAGCAACCTTTTTCTTTCTTCAGGATCTTTTTCGATAGATGCTTTTTCGAGTATACCAATCAATTCATTACGCATAACCAAAGCATCATTAATTCCTTTTAACGATAGTGCCCTCGCTCGCAAACTTTTGTTCTCAAGGAAATTTGTCTTTGTACCCGCTGCCAAAACGAGGAGGTCATAACTTAGTTCAGATCCATCGTCTAAATGAATCTTATTTTTTGATGCGTCAACACCATTAACGTCCGCCATTCTAAAGGCTATATTCTTGTTTTTAAATAATTTCCTGAACGGATAACTAATACTTGAGGGTGCCAGAAAGCCCGTGGCGACCTGGTAGAGTAGAGGCGTAAAATAATTGTAATTGTTTTTGTCAACTAATGTAACATCATAATACTTATTGTTATAAAAAGAAGCTATGAAGTTCAACCCGCCAAAACCTCCCCCAATGACCACGATGTGTTTTCTTTTAAAATGATTGATTGTCATAAGAATGATTATGCAACTAATGT
This window contains:
- a CDS encoding NAD(P)/FAD-dependent oxidoreductase; this translates as MTINHFKRKHIVVIGGGFGGLNFIASFYNNKYYDVTLVDKNNYNYFTPLLYQVATGFLAPSSISYPFRKLFKNKNIAFRMADVNGVDASKNKIHLDDGSELSYDLLVLAAGTKTNFLENKSLRARALSLKGINDALVMRNELIGILEKASIEKDPEERKRLLTIVIAGGGPTGVEVAGVLAEVRKYIYAREYPELKDFPFEIYIVDGSPFLLAPMSDKSHQTAYNTLTKLDVHIILKTHVVLFENEKVFLSNGDIIECKTLIWSAGVIANSFEGIAESSLGKGRRMITNEYNQVQGYENIYAIGDISIQFDDADYPDGHPQLAQPAIQQGKALAKNLLRVACGQQMKAFKYFDKGEMAIIGRQNAVADLFKHRVHFGGLPGLMAWLLIHLMSLVSTNNKIKTFYNWAFAYLTNDQTLRMIFRTESADDRI